Proteins encoded together in one Candidatus Hydrogenedens sp. window:
- a CDS encoding methyltransferase domain-containing protein translates to MTGNKLLEIKIEKVVNGGYGLGKIDGLVHLIPFAFPGDVVLIAPIQKQKNLVWAEIKSIIKESPYRKAKLCPQMGNCGACMWGMLDYHKQIELKKQLIEENIERSLKGKKVNVEIIYDENNQYHYRTRVIYHGDGKNLGFFKFHTKQIVDVSQCVITNKEIETIRRKLTQNNIHKDICITINPDTNKYMLYPPYINKYMFNDSNNHQIKIMDNSEDYFLYENVPIVNGCFSQNSLILNKILKNEVKKIIKNDQKILDLYCGSGNFTIDLDKERYVVGIDIDPIAIKRAKEFTTFKYQVGDENEMRKYLMNENWDTVLLDPPRTGAKKLIPYLKEAKSKKIVYISCETVNMCRDIKELSQKGWTIEKLIGVDMFPHTPHIESIVILKR, encoded by the coding sequence ATGACAGGAAATAAATTGTTAGAGATAAAAATTGAAAAAGTTGTAAATGGGGGATATGGTTTAGGAAAGATAGATGGTTTGGTTCACCTCATTCCCTTTGCATTTCCCGGAGATGTTGTTTTGATAGCACCAATTCAAAAACAGAAGAACTTAGTTTGGGCAGAAATAAAAAGCATAATTAAAGAATCTCCATATAGAAAAGCAAAATTGTGTCCACAAATGGGAAATTGCGGAGCCTGTATGTGGGGAATGTTAGATTATCATAAACAAATCGAACTTAAAAAACAATTGATAGAAGAAAATATTGAGAGAAGTTTAAAAGGGAAAAAAGTAAATGTAGAAATAATCTATGACGAAAATAATCAATATCATTATAGAACACGGGTTATATACCATGGAGATGGGAAAAATTTGGGATTTTTTAAGTTTCATACAAAACAAATAGTTGATGTATCCCAATGTGTGATAACGAACAAGGAAATAGAAACAATAAGAAGAAAATTAACACAAAATAATATACATAAAGATATATGCATAACAATAAATCCAGATACAAATAAATATATGCTATATCCACCGTATATAAACAAATATATGTTTAATGACAGCAATAATCATCAAATAAAAATAATGGATAACTCTGAAGATTATTTCCTCTATGAGAATGTCCCTATTGTAAATGGATGCTTTTCACAAAATAGTCTTATACTTAATAAAATATTAAAAAATGAGGTCAAAAAGATTATAAAGAATGACCAAAAAATATTAGATCTATATTGTGGTAGTGGCAACTTTACAATAGATTTAGATAAGGAAAGATATGTTGTCGGAATAGATATAGACCCTATTGCTATAAAAAGAGCGAAAGAATTTACAACATTTAAATATCAAGTCGGCGATGAAAATGAGATGCGTAAATATTTAATGAATGAAAATTGGGACACGGTTTTACTTGACCCTCCAAGAACAGGAGCAAAAAAATTAATTCCTTATTTAAAAGAAGCGAAATCAAAAAAAATCGTATATATTTCTTGTGAGACTGTAAACATGTGTCGAGATATAAAAGAATTAAGTCAAAAGGGATGGACAATAGAAAAATTAATCGGTGTAGATATGTTCCCACATACCCCACATATCGAAAGCATAGTAATATTAAAAAGATAA